A stretch of Metabacillus sp. FJAT-52054 DNA encodes these proteins:
- a CDS encoding DNA topoisomerase 3: MIVILAEKPDQGKLLAAPFPSVKKEGYIEIKPCGPFPKGAVITWAIGHLVDLKNPDEYNQTWKKWSLETLPIIPEKFEYKISKDKAKQFRIVRSMLKEASEIIIGTDAAREGENIARLLIMMSGAAHKPMKRLWLSSYTENAVKNGFSNLKDGKESEPLFYEAQARQIGDWLVGINASRLYTLLLQQKGVRENFSVGRVQTPVLKLIYDRQKEIEQFKPEPFFELEGEFTVKNGTYKGKIPKKFKSEEDMQKEIRPDITPDTNEYQAAVKDISVQEKRIKPPKLHSLSTLQASLNRRTKMSPTTVLKTVQKLYEKGFVSYPRTDSQYITEEEFSYLKGNLDGYKTTFSLSFAPKSLYPSKRYVDSSKVKDHYAIIPTEKLVSPAKFAAFSPPEKTVYEEVVKSMLKMFSDDHVYDETVITTSIGKNDFLTKGKTVKINGWKNLEGKEPKNEEEQRLPAVQEGEAARAVLAVKNGMTEPPKPYTLGQLITLMKTAGKYIEDKEMKEALNAAEGLGTEATRAGIIDTLILREFIEVNKNSVFVTQKGSILCDAVEGTILSKPEMTAKWETFLKGIGSGQKSREVFIENAGKLCFALMEQAKTDVGRLTVEGRIEPAQHDGAICRCPACKEGDMMDRRTFYGCSAYLNGCKQAFNKKILNKTISPAQIKLLCEKGKTKKIKGFKGKKNPFDAYLVLNNGKIEFSFK; encoded by the coding sequence TCAAACCTGGAAAAAATGGTCGCTTGAGACATTGCCGATTATTCCCGAAAAATTCGAATACAAAATATCGAAAGACAAGGCAAAGCAATTCAGGATCGTCCGATCGATGCTGAAGGAAGCTTCTGAAATTATTATCGGCACAGATGCAGCGAGAGAGGGCGAAAACATTGCCCGTCTTCTCATCATGATGTCCGGTGCCGCCCATAAACCGATGAAACGGCTTTGGCTTTCTTCCTATACAGAAAATGCCGTGAAAAACGGATTTTCCAACCTGAAAGACGGCAAGGAAAGCGAACCGCTTTTTTACGAAGCGCAGGCGAGGCAAATCGGTGATTGGCTTGTAGGGATCAATGCGAGCCGCCTATATACCCTTCTTCTTCAGCAAAAAGGAGTAAGAGAGAATTTCAGTGTAGGCAGGGTGCAGACTCCAGTGCTGAAGCTGATCTATGACCGGCAGAAGGAAATTGAACAATTCAAACCAGAGCCGTTCTTTGAGCTGGAAGGAGAATTTACCGTAAAGAACGGCACCTATAAGGGGAAAATTCCAAAGAAATTTAAATCCGAAGAGGACATGCAAAAGGAAATACGTCCTGATATCACACCGGACACGAATGAATATCAAGCCGCCGTAAAAGACATTTCCGTCCAGGAAAAGCGGATCAAGCCGCCGAAGCTTCATAGCCTTTCGACCCTGCAGGCAAGCCTGAACAGACGGACGAAAATGAGCCCGACCACTGTTTTGAAAACGGTCCAAAAGCTATATGAAAAGGGGTTTGTTTCGTATCCAAGGACAGATAGCCAATACATCACGGAAGAAGAATTTTCATATTTAAAAGGGAACCTGGACGGCTATAAAACTACCTTTTCCTTATCGTTTGCACCCAAGTCCCTATACCCATCCAAAAGATACGTAGATTCAAGCAAGGTGAAAGATCACTATGCCATTATTCCGACAGAAAAGCTTGTATCCCCGGCTAAATTCGCTGCTTTTTCCCCGCCGGAAAAAACCGTGTACGAAGAGGTCGTAAAAAGCATGCTCAAAATGTTTTCGGACGACCATGTGTATGACGAAACCGTCATCACCACTTCAATCGGGAAAAATGATTTTCTGACGAAGGGGAAGACCGTCAAAATAAACGGCTGGAAAAACCTCGAGGGGAAGGAACCGAAAAATGAGGAAGAGCAGCGGCTGCCTGCGGTTCAAGAAGGGGAAGCGGCAAGGGCTGTTCTCGCTGTGAAAAACGGCATGACTGAGCCGCCGAAGCCGTACACACTCGGCCAGCTGATAACGCTGATGAAAACGGCTGGAAAATACATTGAAGACAAGGAAATGAAGGAAGCCCTGAATGCTGCCGAAGGACTTGGAACAGAAGCGACAAGAGCAGGGATCATCGATACGCTGATCCTCCGTGAGTTTATAGAAGTAAACAAAAATAGTGTGTTTGTCACCCAAAAAGGGAGTATCTTGTGCGATGCAGTGGAGGGGACAATTCTCTCAAAACCGGAAATGACCGCGAAATGGGAGACCTTTTTGAAAGGGATTGGTTCCGGTCAAAAGTCCAGGGAAGTGTTCATCGAAAATGCAGGGAAGCTGTGCTTTGCCCTCATGGAGCAGGCTAAAACGGATGTGGGCCGCCTTACAGTTGAAGGCCGGATTGAACCTGCCCAGCATGATGGAGCCATTTGCCGCTGCCCGGCCTGCAAGGAAGGCGATATGATGGACAGGCGAACCTTCTACGGCTGTTCCGCCTATCTGAACGGCTGCAAGCAAGCTTTTAATAAGAAAATATTAAATAAAACCATCAGTCCTGCGCAGATTAAATTGCTGTGCGAAAAAGGGAAAACGAAAAAGATCAAAGGGTTTAAAGGCAAGAAAAATCCGTTTGATGCGTATCTCGTTTTAAATAACGGAAAAATCGAATTTTCATTTAAGTAA
- a CDS encoding MoxR family ATPase: MEYLETIQPQLGRVVENIEKVMAGKREAAVLCLTALLAKGHVLLEDVPGVGKTMLVRSLAKSVGADFKRIQFTPDLLPSDVTGISIYNPQKMEFEYRPGPIMGNIVLADEINRTSPKTQSSLLEGMEEGNVTIDGQTMSLDKPFFVLATQNPIEYEGTYPLPEAQLDRFLFKIKMGYPTPQEELLVLNRADGEVPIAQIEPVITKSKLIQLQDEMEKVYMDETVKRYIIEIVTKTRNHPSVYLGASPRGSVALMRASKAYAFLAGRDYVIPDDVQYLAPFALPHRMILKSEARYDGQSAADLVHEIISRTPVPVKRSMTP; this comes from the coding sequence ATGGAATATTTGGAGACGATACAACCTCAGCTTGGAAGAGTAGTAGAAAATATCGAGAAGGTCATGGCAGGCAAACGGGAGGCTGCTGTTCTATGTTTAACCGCACTGCTGGCAAAGGGCCATGTGCTTTTGGAGGATGTTCCGGGAGTCGGCAAAACGATGCTTGTGAGATCGCTTGCCAAATCGGTCGGTGCGGACTTTAAACGGATTCAATTTACCCCGGATTTACTGCCTTCTGACGTGACAGGCATCTCTATATATAACCCTCAGAAGATGGAGTTTGAATACCGTCCCGGCCCGATTATGGGAAATATCGTGCTGGCGGACGAAATTAACCGTACCTCCCCAAAAACCCAATCGTCTCTTCTGGAAGGCATGGAGGAAGGGAACGTTACGATTGACGGGCAGACGATGTCACTCGACAAACCTTTTTTTGTCCTTGCTACACAGAATCCTATTGAATATGAAGGAACGTACCCGCTTCCGGAAGCGCAGCTGGACCGATTTCTATTTAAAATTAAAATGGGCTATCCGACTCCGCAGGAAGAACTTCTCGTTCTGAACCGCGCGGATGGGGAAGTGCCGATTGCCCAAATCGAACCGGTTATAACGAAGAGTAAGCTCATTCAGCTGCAGGATGAAATGGAAAAGGTGTATATGGATGAAACCGTGAAGCGCTACATCATTGAGATCGTCACGAAAACCCGTAATCATCCTTCTGTCTATCTTGGGGCAAGTCCAAGGGGTTCAGTAGCCCTGATGAGAGCATCTAAAGCATATGCTTTTCTTGCCGGAAGAGATTACGTGATTCCTGATGATGTTCAGTATTTGGCTCCATTTGCCCTGCCCCACCGCATGATTTTAAAATCAGAAGCCCGTTATGACGGACAGTCTGCCGCAGACCTTGTCCATGAGATTATCAGCCGCACCCCTGTGCCGGTGAAGAGGTCCATGACCCCTTGA
- a CDS encoding DUF58 domain-containing protein: protein MKDILRSLKSIWKLILLLLLTALAFCYAMFQGGFVSWFLFYAFLPFAVYSILLAVYPLQTFRAARTLSKDQFSAGEILKGEITLERPFPFPLIYIIAEECLPSGLKQTAADQPARKLFILGFRRKAVFTYTVQSMKRGEHHFSRIRIKTGDLLGLFEKEVTMKTDKTILVYPTAFSMGYRHSKPQYEQGASASSQRYIKDTTMASGIREYQPGDRMAWIDWKATAKRDSFMTKEFEQTRTHDAMLIMDQQASDSFEPMITFTASLAKAIIKTGAPLGFILLGTELDTTPVQPGEKQLQTIFRKLARVNPEPSSASFSIWEERMASQGGYRSSNLFIVSVLTMELVRKLEHRASYSDLKLYFIRKKNQLLTQEEEVLLDRLNKRGIAAEAVSEGFFDQALEEVKSL, encoded by the coding sequence TTGAAGGACATCCTGAGAAGCTTAAAATCGATCTGGAAACTCATTCTGCTGCTGTTATTGACGGCGCTTGCCTTTTGCTATGCGATGTTTCAAGGCGGCTTCGTCAGCTGGTTTCTTTTTTACGCCTTTCTGCCTTTTGCCGTTTACTCCATCCTGCTTGCTGTTTATCCGCTTCAAACCTTTCGAGCGGCAAGAACGCTTAGCAAGGATCAGTTTTCTGCGGGCGAAATTCTTAAAGGGGAGATTACGCTCGAAAGACCATTTCCCTTTCCGCTTATCTATATCATCGCTGAAGAATGCCTGCCGTCGGGTCTGAAGCAGACCGCTGCTGATCAGCCGGCAAGAAAGTTGTTTATCCTGGGATTCCGCCGAAAAGCTGTTTTTACGTATACGGTTCAATCCATGAAGCGCGGAGAGCATCATTTTTCCCGCATCCGCATTAAAACCGGTGATCTTCTCGGTTTGTTTGAAAAAGAGGTCACGATGAAGACGGATAAAACCATTCTCGTCTACCCAACTGCCTTTTCAATGGGCTACAGGCATTCAAAGCCCCAGTATGAGCAGGGGGCAAGCGCTTCCTCTCAGCGCTATATAAAAGACACGACGATGGCATCCGGCATCCGCGAATATCAGCCGGGTGACCGGATGGCGTGGATTGACTGGAAGGCTACAGCAAAAAGAGATTCGTTTATGACCAAGGAATTTGAACAGACCCGCACACATGATGCGATGCTGATTATGGATCAGCAAGCGTCTGATTCCTTTGAACCGATGATTACCTTTACGGCCTCTCTGGCAAAAGCCATTATAAAAACAGGGGCTCCGCTTGGATTCATTTTGCTGGGAACTGAATTGGATACAACACCCGTTCAGCCCGGAGAAAAACAGCTTCAAACGATTTTCCGCAAGCTTGCGAGGGTAAATCCTGAACCAAGCTCCGCCTCTTTTTCAATATGGGAGGAGCGGATGGCGAGCCAGGGGGGCTATCGTTCCTCTAATCTGTTTATCGTATCCGTTCTTACGATGGAGCTCGTCAGGAAGCTTGAGCACCGGGCAAGCTACAGCGACCTCAAGCTTTATTTTATTCGGAAAAAGAATCAGCTCCTTACCCAGGAGGAAGAGGTTTTGCTCGACCGCTTGAACAAGAGGGGCATAGCGGCTGAAGCTGTATCGGAAGGGTTCTTTGATCAAGCCTTGGAAGAGGTGAAGAGCTTATGA
- a CDS encoding transglutaminase domain-containing protein produces MKVLTLPSGDFFSKITALLYYLFAFFLLWEWLVPLDIYTDTGSTWIFVLFIALNFLLSYLRVTWMITIPLQLGFLAIALEQLFYKEMPLVEGFRSFAGEFVYNAGLIPASSWMEMTSPFRTFLFFVLLWLLVYLLNYWIIVQKRILFFFVMTLIYVTILDTFTEYDASSAVIRIVIAGFFLLGMLNFDRLKGMEQLTVKRYTRLKWTMLLLIFVAVSIVSGMASPKAAPQWQDPVPFLTAYGSLDEAISGSGMKKIGYGTNDESLGGAFMQDNTPVLTASSNKRHYWRVETKDVYSGKGWTTSQRERETQLTEKDNIGITWSEAGTPTESLTARIDIARQYGYDHVIYPMGLTEYVSEEVSGLLVNLDTEEMTPSGVPEGKRIDSYEVKYNYPSYDITLLKEVKSTENVPQDIMTRYTQLPQMPQRVLDLASGLTAKEENLYDKAKAIESHLNGSDFSYNTEEVGVPSEDQDYVDQFLFETMQGYCDNFSTSMIVLLRASGIPARWVKGYTEGDYKGMDTEGSGRIYEVTNNNAHSWVEVYFPGAGWVPFEPTKGFTNPYSFTENTESSTQPPPVPETQLEQEKPEKPEDTEAPDQPAPSKQTFDWSKFSIGSTGFYAVIGGVLVLAAVLYLTRKKWLTFIMLARYKNRSDDEVFFSAYPALLKQLERFGLKRKDGETLREFAKSVDYSLSSHDMLHITKGYEKALYKRDDAKAEWDKIAELWENLIKRTSS; encoded by the coding sequence ATGAAGGTTTTAACCTTGCCAAGTGGAGACTTTTTTTCGAAAATAACGGCCCTCCTTTACTATTTGTTTGCTTTCTTTTTGCTGTGGGAATGGCTTGTTCCTTTGGACATTTATACAGACACCGGGTCGACCTGGATTTTCGTCCTCTTTATCGCCCTTAATTTCCTCCTTTCTTATTTAAGGGTAACGTGGATGATTACCATCCCGCTTCAGCTCGGCTTCCTTGCCATCGCGCTTGAACAGCTTTTTTACAAAGAAATGCCGCTCGTCGAGGGATTCCGAAGCTTTGCTGGTGAATTTGTTTACAATGCTGGTCTTATTCCTGCCTCATCATGGATGGAAATGACCTCACCGTTCCGGACATTCCTGTTTTTCGTCCTGCTGTGGCTGCTCGTCTATTTGCTCAATTACTGGATCATTGTGCAAAAGCGCATCCTGTTCTTCTTTGTAATGACCCTCATCTATGTCACGATTTTGGATACATTTACGGAGTATGACGCATCTTCAGCTGTCATTCGGATTGTCATCGCCGGGTTTTTCCTGCTGGGCATGCTCAACTTTGATCGTCTGAAAGGAATGGAGCAGCTAACAGTAAAGAGGTATACGCGTTTGAAATGGACCATGCTTCTCTTAATTTTTGTGGCGGTCTCCATTGTTTCAGGGATGGCCTCACCGAAAGCCGCTCCGCAGTGGCAGGATCCTGTTCCTTTTTTGACGGCCTATGGTTCTCTTGATGAAGCGATAAGCGGGTCAGGCATGAAAAAAATCGGATATGGGACGAATGATGAAAGCCTTGGCGGTGCGTTTATGCAGGATAACACCCCGGTCCTGACTGCCTCATCAAATAAGCGGCATTACTGGAGAGTGGAAACGAAGGATGTGTATTCCGGGAAAGGATGGACAACCTCTCAAAGAGAAAGGGAGACCCAGCTTACGGAAAAAGATAACATCGGCATCACCTGGTCTGAAGCGGGAACACCAACCGAGAGCCTTACTGCGAGGATTGATATTGCCCGTCAATATGGGTACGATCATGTAATCTATCCTATGGGGCTAACGGAATATGTTTCGGAGGAAGTATCAGGACTTCTCGTTAATCTGGATACAGAGGAAATGACCCCATCAGGTGTGCCTGAGGGGAAAAGAATCGATTCCTATGAAGTGAAGTACAATTATCCAAGCTATGACATTACCCTGCTAAAAGAAGTAAAGAGCACAGAGAATGTGCCGCAGGACATAATGACCCGTTATACACAGCTTCCTCAAATGCCTCAGCGCGTTCTGGATTTAGCAAGCGGGCTTACGGCTAAGGAAGAAAATCTTTATGATAAAGCGAAAGCAATCGAGAGTCATTTAAACGGTTCGGACTTTTCCTATAATACGGAGGAGGTTGGCGTGCCGTCAGAGGACCAGGATTATGTGGATCAATTCCTGTTTGAAACGATGCAGGGCTATTGTGATAATTTCTCAACCTCGATGATCGTTCTTCTCCGCGCTTCCGGCATCCCGGCAAGATGGGTGAAGGGATATACCGAGGGAGATTATAAGGGGATGGATACGGAAGGCTCCGGCCGGATCTATGAAGTGACAAATAATAACGCTCACTCTTGGGTTGAAGTTTATTTTCCGGGTGCTGGATGGGTACCGTTTGAACCGACAAAGGGATTTACAAACCCGTACAGCTTTACGGAGAATACCGAATCAAGCACACAGCCGCCGCCTGTCCCTGAGACGCAGCTGGAGCAGGAGAAGCCGGAAAAACCGGAGGATACGGAAGCGCCGGATCAACCCGCACCATCTAAACAAACGTTTGATTGGAGCAAGTTCAGTATCGGCAGCACAGGTTTTTATGCAGTAATCGGAGGAGTTTTGGTGCTTGCAGCGGTTCTGTATTTGACAAGAAAAAAATGGCTAACATTCATCATGCTGGCAAGATATAAAAACCGAAGCGATGACGAGGTGTTTTTCTCAGCCTATCCAGCCCTGCTCAAACAGCTGGAAAGGTTTGGGCTGAAAAGGAAGGATGGAGAGACGCTCAGAGAATTTGCCAAATCCGTGGACTACTCGCTCAGCTCCCATGACATGCTTCATATTACAAAGGGCTATGAAAAAGCACTGTACAAAAGAGATGATGCAAAAGCGGAGTGGGATAAAATAGCGGAATTGTGGGAAAATTTAATTAAAAGAACATCATCTTGA
- the guaA gene encoding glutamine-hydrolyzing GMP synthase: MTISIQDQEMILVLDFGSQYNQLITRRIREIGVYSELHPHTLTADMIKKINPKGIILSGGPNSVYGENAFRCDERIFDLGIPVLGICYGMQLMTHYLGGRVEAAGHREYGKARIKVQDSPALFTQLPEEQTVWMSHGDLVAEIPPQFKVDAVSPSCPFAAMSNEERRLYGVQFHPEVRHSEFGNDLLKNFVHEICQCHDEWTMENFIEIETQKIREQVGNKNVLCALSGGVDSSVVAVLIHKAIGDQLTCIFVDHGLLRKDEAEGVMKTFSEGFNMNVIKVDAKERFMDKLKGVSDPEQKRKIIGNEFIYVFDDEATKLKGIEFLAQGTLYTDIIESGTATAQTIKSHHNVGGLPEDMQFKLIEPLNTLFKDEVRALGSEMGIPDEIVWRQPFPGPGLGIRVLGEITEDKLEIVRESDAILREEVAKADLEREIWQYFTVLPDIRSVGVMGDARTYDYTIGIRAVTSIDGMTSDWARIPWDVLEVISTRIVNEVSHVNRVVYDITSKPPATIEWE; this comes from the coding sequence ATGACCATATCAATTCAAGACCAGGAAATGATTCTTGTACTGGATTTTGGAAGCCAGTATAACCAGCTGATCACGAGAAGAATCCGTGAAATCGGTGTATACAGCGAACTTCATCCTCATACGCTTACAGCGGACATGATTAAGAAAATTAATCCGAAAGGGATTATTTTATCAGGCGGTCCGAACAGCGTTTATGGCGAGAATGCATTCCGCTGTGACGAACGGATTTTTGACCTTGGCATCCCTGTACTTGGCATTTGCTACGGTATGCAGCTGATGACGCATTACCTTGGCGGACGCGTTGAAGCAGCCGGCCATAGAGAATATGGAAAAGCCCGGATTAAAGTTCAGGACTCTCCAGCCTTGTTCACGCAATTGCCTGAAGAACAAACGGTTTGGATGAGTCACGGAGATCTTGTTGCCGAGATTCCGCCGCAGTTCAAAGTGGACGCCGTCAGCCCGTCCTGCCCATTCGCTGCAATGAGCAATGAAGAACGCCGTCTTTATGGAGTGCAGTTCCACCCTGAAGTACGCCACTCTGAATTTGGAAATGATCTTCTTAAAAACTTTGTACATGAGATTTGCCAGTGCCACGATGAGTGGACAATGGAAAATTTTATTGAAATCGAAACGCAGAAAATCCGTGAGCAAGTAGGAAACAAAAACGTATTGTGCGCGTTGAGCGGCGGTGTGGATTCATCTGTTGTAGCGGTGTTAATCCATAAAGCGATTGGCGATCAGCTGACCTGTATATTCGTTGATCACGGACTGCTTCGCAAGGATGAAGCAGAGGGCGTCATGAAAACCTTCAGCGAAGGCTTTAATATGAACGTAATTAAAGTCGATGCAAAGGAACGGTTTATGGACAAGCTTAAGGGAGTTTCCGATCCGGAGCAAAAACGTAAAATCATCGGAAATGAATTCATTTATGTCTTTGATGATGAAGCAACGAAACTGAAAGGCATTGAATTCCTTGCACAAGGAACGCTTTATACGGATATCATCGAGAGCGGCACGGCAACAGCCCAAACGATTAAATCCCATCATAACGTCGGCGGACTTCCAGAAGATATGCAATTCAAGCTGATCGAGCCTTTGAACACCCTGTTTAAAGACGAAGTCCGTGCTCTTGGAAGCGAAATGGGGATTCCGGATGAAATCGTCTGGCGCCAGCCTTTCCCTGGACCGGGTCTTGGAATCCGCGTGCTTGGTGAGATTACGGAAGATAAACTGGAAATAGTCCGCGAATCCGATGCCATCCTGCGTGAAGAAGTGGCGAAAGCCGATCTTGAACGCGAAATCTGGCAGTACTTCACGGTTCTTCCTGATATCCGCAGTGTAGGGGTTATGGGTGACGCAAGAACGTATGACTACACAATTGGAATCCGCGCGGTAACCTCCA